The stretch of DNA GAGAAAAACAATGTTTGCAGTCAAATGATCTTTTGTGACTTTATGATCTTGCTGGGATCAGTTGTTGAAACAGAAATCCTCCACGTTGTTGAGTTTGATCGTCTGCAGTTCCTGGCTGTCCAGTAGCCTGTAGCTGAAAGAGACTCGGCTGACAAACTTCCCGCTGGACACCATCCTCACCACTGTGTTCTCACAGCCGATCTTCATGTGGGCTGCGGGGGAGAGGAGAAATATTAAGACTCAGTTCAACCAGTTTGATAGTCTTGCATTGAGAATTCTCCACATCGCGGTGAGTACCCAGGGCTATGGTTATTGAGTCatctttctgtatttgttgtatttgggtattacacactctctctctctctctctctctctctctctctctctctctctctctctctctctctctctctctctctctctctcaaccaaGAGCCAAGTACCGAGGtctctgcctcttaaaaggataTTTATCCTTGCCACTGCCAAATgcatgctcttgggggaattgtttggtttctgtaaattatagtttGGTCTAGATGTAAAGATTAgatttaatactataaataaaatgtaattgaattgtgTGGGCGCTGaagtatggtctggctacaccacttATCTAGTCTGggatagggggaaaaaaaacactctggcttgttggaatttctttaaaccaatcacaagcatCCTGGGCGGTGCTTAGCCCTGCATGCAGCGTGGTGCTCTTTTAAACCAGATAGCAGAAGGGGAGGGACACCTGGTGCGTGAGAGATGTGCTGGATGTCAGAGATGTATATCCTAGCACTGTACATCCGGTAAGCCAGATCTCCTGCTTGATGAGGTGGAAGGGAGGAGATGAGTGTGTACTCACTGGGTCCAGTGAAGGAGATGCAGAGGTCTGTGATGGGCAGCAGCTTGGATGTGTCGATGCCGTTTCCTCCCAGCAGCTGCACAAAATCTCTTGATTCTGTACAACCAGGCACGGACCTCTGTGGAAAATCAACACATGATGGTATTATGAAAACTGGAGAATATTTAGATGCAGGCTCCCCTGGTCTCATGGATAAACAACTACCTGACGGGTAGACAACAGTTTGTGAGACTGCAGTGTGTCTGAgctagcctgacaagccagacttGCATCAAGATGTTCTGGGAACGCACCATTGGCAGGACTCAATcagaggggcgggataaacggttgtctttcaaattccctctgcacgtaATAGGATAGCGCTATAATCAACCAGAGAAATGCTAGTTGATAgcaagtagcagggaattcacgcCAAACTGTAGCAACTCTGCCATCCTTATGTTAAgccccgcccaccgactctatacatgatgtgattggcctgaccagtatttggtttttccagctcgcaagccaaaggagagttgctagactgaccctagGGGCAAATTCCATTTGCTGCCTCTAGCTGAGCGTCTAATAAGTAACATTGGGTCCCCCCAGGGAACTGTGCTTTCcttcccttccttttcaccACCTATACCACAGACTTCATGCGTTGAAATATGCCATTGTCAGAAATTCTTGGATGATACCATCATTTTTGGGTGTGTGGAGAGTGGACAGGTGGAGGAGTATAGGATGTGATGAGCTGGAGTGGGGAGAATCACCTACAGGTGAACGTGGCAAAGACTAGAGATGGTGGTGGATTTAAGCTGGAATAAGTTTCCGCCCTCCAGTTCATATCGGGGGGTTCAGATGTGGAAATTGTCACAACATGCAAGTACTTAGGTGTATAACTGGACAATAAATTGGAGTGGCCCACAAATACTGAGGCTGTATATAAGAAGAAGGGCATGAGACTCATCCAACCCCAAAGGaacgctacaggaaatcattacTGCCTGTGGCCATTAAACCCTATAACTCATCAACATCAAACGATGCAGATGCGTTACTTGTATTTGTATCTCTCCTTTTCAAGTTTTTAAGTTTGATTCCTTCTCCTCTCACTTGTGATTGGCTCACCTGAAGCAACAACTGCATGTTGgctgttgccatgacaacatgTTGGCTGTAGAGCTGTCTTGAAATGGACGTGTACATTGTGCAGAAACACAACATATTGCCTCATGTCCTCGCTGCACCTTATTTTTCAGTCCCAATGTAGTTGCATTTGTTTCCCTCCTTATTTTCGGGGttgtaatgtattttaatgtactatattatttcactttttcacttttgcgctatcatcattacacacagtctaccatagtatACCATCACAATGCAttgatgatgattttttttaagacaacattgtcattttgttttaaccctcatgtagTCTTcgggtcaattttgacccgttttcaattttttttttttatatccgaAATAAAGGAAGTCGAAAAATGTTGGAAAGCGTCAAAAtcgatgaagaaaaaaaaaaaagaaaaatacaaaaacatcagaaaaaaaaattgtaaaaagcaacaaaaacgttgagataaggggaaacatgttttcatgttCAAAGGGAAGACATCACAAGGGTTAGCTCTTAGAGCACCAGACCCATCGACAAGGGACCCGGACTGCGCTCTCCAGGGAAACATGATTGGTCACTCGTTTGTCATTCTAGTTCTTTTTATAAATCAATGCTATTGGTCATGCTTACATGGGTTTGTGGGtttaacaaatatttaataatataataagtgATGAGTAGGAATCGatgtcctttaaaaaatgttggatACCAATACCAACACCGTGACTTCGATACCACTTCCTGAacgatgagatttactcctttaggtattgaaattttgTGTGGGACTCAACCATAATGGGTTTGAATGAGATTGTACCAAAATGTTCGCACACCAAAATGTGTGATATTCTACGAAATAAGGAGAATGCCGGCGGGTCAGGTGATGCCGGGTGGTCATGTGACGCCGGCCGGCTACGAGCTCCATGAGGCCGAGCGGCAGTCGGTAGTGGTTTAAGCCGCTTCAGAGCTTCGCAGCGTGGGCTACGGACCTCCGTCTGTCACAGCTTGATCGTATCAGCGGCAGTTAGTAGATGTGTTTAGCTGGAAATGGGTGACTCGATTCGGCCTGagttacagttacattttgtCCACAAAATGAGAATTTGCCGCAATGAAAGTTAAGATTAGGCGCCAAAACAACTAAGACTAGGAAAACCCCTCCCAAGGAACTTTTGACCATAAACCATAAACAGTCAAGTTGTGGgccgtaaaaccaaaacaatgagcagaAGATGCTAAAAGGCTgcatggggtgggggggggggggggggggggggggggtatacaGATTTGCGTGATCAGTCTTTCTGTGTTCTTTACTATGAGTGACCACTTTCATGTTACACGTTATGTGGTCCATTGTTATTATGAAaggttgatttatttttttatgcagGTTTGAGGACCTCtaaatagaattttaaaaaatgtccatgATTTAAAAGTTAATATCAGCAAAGCATGTGCAATTAATGTAGCATAAGAACTATAAAGTCAAGgttttaaagggtcagttcactcaaaacacaacagttttcaatgcctttttacagaaagtgaataGCAGTATGTAACAGCTGTGATGTTTGACCATTGCTATTGTTTTCCTGATGTGATTTGTTTTGGGCTGCTTTCAGCACCCTGAAATAATCTGAGTTGATCTCCCTTGTAATGGAGATGTGAGGTGAGGAGAATAATCAAAACATAGACAAAGACGAGGAAACGTTACAGGTGATTTTGTACCGGCATcagtgtttttatgtatttgttcaCCTTGGGAAAGTTGTTGTAGTGTCCCAGGCTGAACTCCGAGACGGTGATCTCCACTGGATAGATGATGGAGAAGCTGCAGTTCCTGTGCTGCTGCGGGTTCACCATTGTGTAACTGCCCTCTGGTGATTGGGAGATGACATTACAGGCTGCGAGGAGACAGGGAATGGCAAAAACAGGAATGTTACAAGGATTTCCTGGATGGATTCAGAAGGTGGAGCAGGTGAAATACACTCAGAACAACTACAAGCACAAACAGTTGAATGCAAATGACAAAGAATGTAACCAAATGCAAAGGTGCTCTGATAATGAGCACCTGTTCTGACAGAGCAGATGGAGTAAAACTCTTATTTACAGAAATGCTAGTTGTGTTTCTGATTATCGGAGTCAGGTCTGGTATCATGAAAGCAAATGAAGCggtggttttaattttaaaatggaacCCATTTTAGGTTTAATTTAGCCCCTAGATAtagtgtttttggttttgtccCCTTATGTCCTGATCCAGAATAGTGATGGCAAACTGTCTCATGTTGGTGCAACGGACGACTGAAGCACCTGGCCAGGCTTGTATCGTCCCCACCGACTCACACATTAATCACTCCATAAATGGGTGGAAGCGGCTGCATTCGTGTGCCtgtttgctttttgttgttgtatgaaTGTGATGTACTTACGGAAAGGATTGATGTGTTTCCTGACTGTCAGGGTGAAGCTGCTGCCAGCGTTGTGAATGCGGAAGAAGACCATGGCCACGTTCTGAGAGGAGCGCACGCTTCTCCTCACTGATCCTGAGTCGCAGTAATCCACATAGCGCTCGTACAGAGGCAGCGGGTGATCCTGAGAGCTCGGGAACTTCTCTCCTTTCATCACCCAGCCGTCAAACACCTTCATGGGACGCATTGACAGGGACAGTAAGATTTTtcagattcagtcacagatgcatATGCGCTCTGGCTGATCTTACTCTGTGGTAAACACATTGAACTGAGTGGCCTGCTGAAGGTTTAGACCATCATAAGTTTACTTACGTGCTTTCTAAGTAAGCAGGTTAGGGACAACTGCCTTATGTTAAAAGGAGCTTTATGTCTAAGCAGGAAGCGTTTCTAAGCTCAGTCAAGCACGTTGAATGACCTCAGTATGACGGCATGAAAACAAGCAATTTCTTCACCAGTGATTACTGACTTTATACATagtaatatattaaataatagaCCTAAGAAACGGTTTCTTTGTAACAGGAGTAAAATATGTTACAACTAAGGctaaaaatcttaaaatgaaccaatttaatttgatattttaGCGCCACTTCCAAGAACTAGATGCTGTTTCATGTCTGATTGGaggtttttttctaattttttttacgTCTAAGAGGAGAAATAGgattagttttacagtttaataGTTTACCGTGATTAAGTCCCCTCCCCTGCAGTCAATGTCAACGTTGTCATAATCCACAGTGACCACTTCGTTGGGCTCTGCCATGAAGAAGGCAGCACAGCTGAGCTGAGGGTGCTCTGCTGTGAAGGTGAACTGACCCTCCACTGCAACCATGTCCAAACAACCTGAGAGACAGACGCACATCCGTTAGAATAATAACAGAAATGTGCCAATCATGACCAAAACCAAATACCAGGTTAGAAGATGGAACTTGTTTCATTGAAATCTTACCAATAGAttagtcttttttatttctttgagcTTTAAACCTTTATCCCCTACTTTGCACCTGtgctatttaaatacatttgaacCAATTAAAACTGGAAAACTGAATTAGAAAGCACAAGGAAGTGTTTTATAGTCTGTTTTATATGTTCTGTTTAAAATTGACACTTGTATGTGAGAGAATGCATGTCAATGTGTTTATCTCACTCTCACATAGAAGCTGTGTCCTCTTACAAGATATGGGCAAAAATATAGATTGTATCTGACTTACGTAAAGGTCGTCGGTACAACTCTTcaggtttttctctcttgaGTTCCgagttgaaaaatgaaaataattcatCTTTAGAGATCTCATTGTTCTGCAGAGAtacgcagacagacacagagagagagagagagagagagaagtgtgaACTCAAAGTTTAACAACAATGTGAATATTTACAGAAGTGAATAACAAAGTTAAAGTGCTTACCTCTATATATCTGGAGTCTCCCTTGagtacagacagacacaacaccAGAAAGAAGAGCTGCTCTCGGAAAGTGCGCTCCATAACGCGCATCTCTGCCTGCAAGGCGCACATGAGCTGAGAGAGTGTGGGCAGCTCTGCGACCAGCGCTGCTTTTTATAGGACTGAGTGCGGGTCcggtgtgtgtgacatgttcgCTGTCACACACCgtggatccccccccccaccccaacccaCCTCCCTTCTGATCAATTACGTGGTCGTGACGAAGGCAAGGACGGAGAAGCaagttggagagagagagagagagaggagaggagagagagaggagagagagagagagagagagagagagagaccatcACACAATTAATTCATTTGAGATGTAGTTTGTGtagtattataaaaaaaaaagcatgggaCCATCTTTAAGAAACtgggtgctttttttattcctctcccATATGACAGcgctacacacaacacacaccacacacccaacacacacacacacacacacacacacacaacacaacaatataGAGGTTGCATTAATATACTATAAATCATCTAGTTTtgtattttagtgtgtgtgtgtatatatatcagtgtagtgtgtgtgtgtgtgtgtgtgtgtgtgtgtgtgttgtgtgtgtgtgtgtggtgtgtgtgtgtgcatgtatgtgtgtatatatgtaggtatatgtgtgtgtgtatgtagtgtgtgtgtatgatacagataattgtgttgtgatatatatatatatatatatatatatatatatatatatatatatatatatacaggtatGTATAGTAAAGATGtaatgatgtattttttttattttcatgttgctgaaatacttttttcatatttgtgttttatatttgcCATACAAATAGATTCACATGATTAATGTAAATCCTTCCTAAtactgtgttaatgtgtgtcagCCACAGCTGATGCCAAGCGAGGCTCAAACTGCATAAACCAGGTATCAGTATCCCAGTATCTCCGTGCTGAGCATTAAACAGCTGACCCAACTTATTTTAACGCCACTACACAGTTTTGATTGTGAGCGGCCACTTTCTTCTGTCTTCTGCAGGACAAACAGAACAGACCTTTGAGGGAATCCAGCGGAACAATTCAACTTCAGTAAGCATTAGCATCTAACTTCCATCAAACCACCTATGGGACAAAATAATCAGAACAAAGATTATATTTTACGTAGACTAAATTTAAGGGGAGACATAACAGGTGACtctggtaaaaaaaatgtttaatatcaCCATGAAACTTCCCATCAGGACACTTTTTGTATTAcaatttaatataataaaatgtttaaaaatgtaatccaaTGCTAACTTTAGGTGAATTTAGGAGAAATGTGCAGacataaatagaaataaagtgTCGTAAAATAAAcacctaaatgtgtattttctaCCAGTCTGGAAGAACACAGCTTATGGAAGCAAAAATAGCCCCAAATCTCTGAATtcataggagaaaaaaaaatgtttatatttgcCCGTACTGTCTTGATTTCTTTAGAGATCATGTGATATGATCGAAAGCTCCAGAACAGTAAATGGATCATTAGGTGAGATTGGTATTCAGGaacaaaatgaaagtgaaaatgtgatCCAAAGATATTAAATAAGCAGGGTGGCcaagataaaaaagtaataataaagttTCCGTCAGGGAGCCTTTACCGTAGTGTTATGATAACAACAGCGAGTCTTCTTAGAAATACAGTAGTTCTACTACTACTGGCCCATTAATACAATCAAATACAGCAAATGATCAAAGGTCAAGTTTTTATTCCCTCCATATATTGTATATCATTCTCAGTATTAAGTTTGATGAAATTGAATTCCCCCAGTACAGAACGGACAGTGGGCCTCATAAGGTAAAATACAGAACACATTGCAAGATTTAATGTGTCTAAGAGATTATGTAAAATATGGTAAATGAGCAGGAAATTCATTCCACTTGTTTCTTAGAGCTGCGGGATACACAGTTTTTTTTCGTTGTTTTCAAGAGCATTTCGCAGGGCTCCTTTAAGAGATTAGAGATAAGAGATAGGAGAGTGGTGTGGGGATGTGTGGAGGAATGTATCATACACCCATAAAACTCTTTGTGTTTATTAAATCAAAAAATTCTagattgaaattgaattttgtgttttttccaaccATGGCTACACAAATTCCGAGCAAAATTTCAATCATTCACGTAgctacaaaaagaaaagaaagttaaaacacaacaatttgTGAATGACGGTGAATGAACGATCTTTTGCCAAAAGAGCTCTTTGACTTTTCAAATCAATAAGTGAGTGATTTATGTCACAACTGCATATGGTCTGTGTTAATCATTGGGTTTTGCGATTCCTGAACACAAAAACATGATCAGAAAGAGAGCTAGGGCTAACACCTTCACACCTAGAAGTAATATACAGTTTCCAGTTAATCTGGAGCATCAGGAGTACATCcatgttaaaaatacagtacatgaagaTAAGGAAAAGGAGAGATGGAGGATTGGGTATGTTTGGCTCAGATGAGGCCCTCCTGACTGTCTGATAGTGAAACTGGATGATGGAGTGTACAGTCACACAACAGCAACATCATGTTGCAGGTtccctgccaatcggaaggttgggggttcaatccctggccctgcagtcccacgtcgaagtNNNNNNNNNNctgcgcatcggagtgtgaatgtgtgtgagtgtttatctgacgagcaggtggcaccttatacggcagcctcggccacagtgtatgaatgcatgtgaatggtgaatgtatcctgaatgatgtaaaagcgctNNNNNNNNNNtcgttaagactagaaaagcgctatataaatacatttacatgtaaCAACCTGCTGGGATTTCTACAGCATTCACTTCATACCCACTAAGCTGctttcctgtgtgtctgtgtgtgtagcgCTGTAGTATGggagagtgagaaaaaaatacaaactacaTCTCATaatcgttgttgttgttgttgatatgAACTGATCAAAAAGCATGCAGGGTAAATTGTGATTGCGCTTCCACTGTACACATCTGGCTCTAAAACTCCATATTGTTGCACTGACGACAAAACACTTGGTTGTTGAAAAGTTTCTAAGTTACATTCGTAGACTTTATTGAGAGTCAAGGGCGCTCGTCTTCCGCGTGTCCCTGGGGTTAGCGGGTGCCTCAGGCTGTTGAAAAGGTCGCTGCATTGGAATGTTGTAATTGGCCCTCAGTGTCTTGATGGCGAGTTGGTAGCAAACATGTTTGTGTCTGCAAGATAAGATGGAGGATACATACACTCCCCAATACACAGCTTGGAGAATCCATTAAAATAGGTTTCATACACCTAGAAGGCATTTTCAGATGCAAGCTTGAGATAAGATTATAAGATTATATATaagattaaaatatattattataagttTCAGGGTAAAACTTCTCGCGACTAAAATAATGTCATTTGAACACCTGTGCATTTCCTATGACAGAATCCTTGTAACGATGCTTATGGAAGCCGTTCTCTGCCAATGTGATGGAAGAAATATCCTGTAAGTCATAATTATTTAGTTTCTGAAAGAAATGGCTTTttatctcaaaataatgacttaatATCTCAGAATAATGACTCagtatctcaaaataatgacttaatatctcacaataatcatataaaatatttaaaaataatgattaatATCTCAGAATAATGACTCagtatctcaaaataatgacttagtaTCTCAAAATAGTGATTTGGTATCTCAAAATAGTGACTTAgtttctcaaaataatgacttaatTTCTCACAAATACTGACTTAGTATCTCAAAATAGTGACTTAGTATCTCAAAACGAATGCAAAGTCATTAAGTAGCATGATCTGATATATGATGATTTTGATTGAGTAAAATGTGGTTGCTGAGTCTGTCTCTCAAAGCAAGATTTTACAGGTCACGGTCATTAATTAAAGATAATGACTAAGATAGTGTCATTCACTGCAGCCCTCTCAGAGAGACGCAGTTTTAGTTTAAGTCCAACACTTTGGAGTATAGGCTAGGTTGGACttcatatataaaatacaaatgtatactTCATGGGACTCTAAAATGCAACCAGATTACATCTTCAGTTTcatccagtgtgtgtgtaaactgtgTGTAAACAGTACAGGATGTAGAAAAACCACTCAGCAGATCAGAGGTGTAATAAACCTTAGATAGAGAAAGGAAACCCAACAATTGCACTGTGCAGGCTTTATTGGgttttatacattgttttatttttattattagtatgTCACATGTATGTGTGCACCTCTACAACCTGATGTGTTTTGCCGAAACCTATTTGCTCACAAGGCCAAAGTGTTTTCCATCACAGCAAATATTGCAGTTTTATGGCATGATTTATATCAAAATACAagcaacttttattttttgaattcaCAGAAACACTTTTTATTATGTCCACTAATCAGACTTATTTTAAAATTTGCATACAGGCCTTCTCCGTTTGAACACTCATTAAAACTATTTTCTGCCTTTTGAAGCGATTTATTTGGCTTGTGGGTAAATTTGCAGAGATGCCGGCCTTTTAACGGGCTCCTGTAGCCCTGAGAGCTCTGGCTGAATAGCAGAAGCCATTACTGGtgacgaagcttcatttggctcCACCGAATCAGATGCTCCCCATTGTGTCCTTTTTGGAAGTTATTTACATGATCTTTTAGTGGAGCAGGCGCTGACACAGTTAATGTCCACTTTAAGCAAATTAGCTTTCTGATGTGCTTTGCGGGAGGAAGTGTTCACATCTGCATGAGCTGCAGCTCTTTGGACAAAAATGTCTCGGTATAGCATGAGTGCCACTTATGCTCGGTGGTGCTTTCAATGAGATTCATATTCAGATTCATAAATcggttcctttttttttttttttacaagtgtaTTTATTTCAGCATGCTTTCTCTGACAGTGGGCAATACAAAAAAGTAGAgccaaattatttttaaatgagacTAACTGTGTTTAGACGGAACAGAGGGGAATTTTAGACATTGGtttatggatagatagatagatagatagataaatagatagatagatNNNNNNNNNNtagatagatagatagatagatagatagtcaGGGTTGTTTATAGCTTTTGGCGGGCCCTAGGCAAGTTGCTTTTTGGGGGGCCCTATGCATCTGGATAGTTCA from Etheostoma spectabile isolate EspeVRDwgs_2016 chromosome 16, UIUC_Espe_1.0, whole genome shotgun sequence encodes:
- the crhbp gene encoding corticotropin-releasing factor-binding protein produces the protein MCALQAEMRVMERTFREQLFFLVLCLSVLKGDSRYIENNEISKDELFSFFNSELKREKPEELYRRPLRCLDMVAVEGQFTFTAEHPQLSCAAFFMAEPNEVVTVDYDNVDIDCRGGDLITVFDGWVMKGEKFPSSQDHPLPLYERYVDYCDSGSVRRSVRSSQNVAMVFFRIHNAGSSFTLTVRKHINPFPCNVISQSPEGSYTMVNPQQHRNCSFSIIYPVEITVSEFSLGHYNNFPKRSVPGCTESRDFVQLLGGNGIDTSKLLPITDLCISFTGPTHMKIGCENTVVRMVSSGKFVSRVSFSYRLLDSQELQTIKLNNVEDFCFNN